One segment of Ipomoea triloba cultivar NCNSP0323 chromosome 12, ASM357664v1 DNA contains the following:
- the LOC115999479 gene encoding kinesin-like protein KIN-7K, chloroplastic — translation MLLHHEPPPPPTPPLIASSFLPIRRHHRRCTATASPTKTPTLPPLFLRRRQRCQTPGREFLLRVSYLEIYNEVINDLLDPTGQNLRVREDAQGTYVEGIKEEVVLSPGHALSFIAAGEDHRHVGSNNFNLFSSRSHTIFSLMIESSAHRDDYDGVIFSQLVWFI, via the exons ATGTTG CTCCACCACGAACCTCCTCCACCGCCGACCCCACCGCTGATTGCCTCGTCTTTTCTTCCGATCCGACGCCACCATCGACGCTGCACTGCCACCGCCTCTCCTACGAAGACGCCAACGCTGCCACCGCTCTTCCTGCGAAGACGCCAACGCTGCCAG ACTCCTGGACGTGAGTTTTTGCTTCGGGTTTCCTATCTTGAGATCTACAATGAG GTGATCAATGACTTGCTTGACCCCACTGGCCAGAATTTGCGTGTTAGAGAAGATGCACAG GGCACTTATGTTGAAGGTATAAAGGAGGAAGTTGTTTTGTCTCCAGGTCATGCACTATCATTTATTGCTGCTGGGGAAG ACCATCGTCATGTTGGttcaaataattttaatctGTTTAGTAGCCGTAGTCACACGATATTTTCATTG ATGATAGAAAGTAGTGCCCATAGAGATGACTACGACGGAGTGATATTTTCTCAACTTGTATGGTTCATTTAG
- the LOC115998969 gene encoding DExH-box ATP-dependent RNA helicase DExH12-like: MSHLGGGAEAHARFKQYEYRANSSLVLTTDSRPRDTHEPTGEPESLWGKIDPKGFGDRVFKGKPAELEEKFKKAKKKKEREPLSSEPIPTRQSKRRRLQEESVLTATEEGVYQPKTKETMAAYELMLNTIQQQLGGQPLNIVSGAADEILAVLKNDNIKNPEKKKEIEKLLNPIPNNVFDDLVSIGKRITDYQDGSDALVSAAANGDDALDDDVGVAVEFEENEEEEEESDLDMVPEDEEEDDGLEENGAGAMQMGGGIDDDEMLEADEGMSLNVQDIDAYWLQRKISQAYEQQIDPQQSQKVAEDVLKILAEGDDREVENKLLLHLDYERFSLVKYLLRNRLKVVWCTRLARAEDQDMKKKIEEEMMELGPDHTAILDQLHATRASAKERQKNLEKSIREEARRLKDETSGDGDRGRRMISDRDVESGWLQGQRQLLDLDNLAFHQGGLLMANKKCELPLGSYRNHKKGYEEVHVPALKPKPLAEDEKFVKISSMPEWAQPAFRGMTQLNRVQSKVYETALFTPENILLCAPTGAGKTNVAMLTILQQIALNRNEDGSFNHNKYKIVYVAPMKALVAEVVNNLSNRLQEYGVNVKELSGDQTLTRQQIEETQIIVTTPEKWDIITRKSGDRTYTQLVKLLIIDEIHLLHDNRGPVLESIVARTVRQIETTKEHIRLVGLSATLPNYDDVAVFLRVDLQKGLFHFDNSYRPVPLAQQYIGVTVKKPLQRFQLMNDVCYEKVIAVAGKHQVLIFVHSRKETAKTARAIRDTALGNDTLGKFLKEDSASREILQSHTELVKSNDLKDLLPYGFAIHHAGLVRADRQIVEELFADGHVQVLVSTATLAWGVNLPAHTVIIKGTQIYNPEKGAWTELSPLDVMQMLGRAGRPQFDTYGEGIIITGHSELQYYLSLMNQQLPIESQFISQLADQLNAEIVLGTVQNAKEACKWLLYTYLCIRMVRNPSLYGLAADALKNDITLEERRADLVHSAATLLDKNNLIKYDRKSGYFQVTDLGRIASYYYITHGTISTYNEHLKPTMGDIELCRLFSLSEEFKYVTVRQDEKIELAKLLERVPIPVKESIEEPSAKINVLLQSYISQLKLEGLSLTSDMVFITQSAARLMRALFEIVLKRGWAQLAEKALKWCKMISKRMWSVQTPLRQFHGIPNEILMKLEKKDLAWERYYDLSSQELGELIRYPKMGRTLHKYIHQFPKLNLSAHVQPITRSVLRVELTITPDFIWDDKVHGFVEPFWVIVEDCDGEYILHHEYFMLKKQYSDEDHTLNFTVQIYEPLPPQYFIQVVSDKWLGSQTVLPVSFRHLILPEKYPPPTELLDLQPLPVTALRNPAYETLYQEFKHFNPVQTQVFTVLYNSDDNVLVAAPTGSGKTICAEFAILRNHQKGSDSVMRAVYIAPIEALAKERYSDWKKKFGEGLGMRVVELTGETATDLKLLEKGQVVISTPEKWDALSRRWKQRKHVQQVSLFIIDELHLIGGQGGPVLEVIVSRMRYIASQLDKKIRIVALSTSLANAKDLGEWIGATSHGLFNFPPGVRPVPLEIHIQGVDIANFEARMQAMTKPTYTAIVQHAKNGKPAIVYVPTRKHARLTAVDLMTYSSVDSGERPMFLSQSPNEVEPFVESIKEPMLKETLKYGVGYLHEGLTSTDQDIVKTLFENGWIQVCVMSSSMCWGVPLSAHLVVVMGTQYYDGRENAHTDYPVTDLLQMMGHASRPLLDNSGKCVILCHAPRKDYYKKFLFEAFPVESHLQHYLHDNLNAEVVSGVIQNKQDAVDYLTWTFMYRRLTQNPNYYNLQGVSHRHLSDHLSELVENTLSDLEASKCVAVDDDFLLSPNNLGMIASYYYINYTTIERFSSSLTPKTKLKGLLEILTSASEYQQLPIRPGEEELIRRLINHQRFSFENPKYSDPHVKANALLQAHFARQVVGGNLASDQQEVLLSANRLLQALVDVISSNGWLNLALLTMEVSQMVTQAMWERDSMLLQLPHFTKDLAKKCQENPDKCIETVFDLLEMEDDERRELLQMSDSQLMDIARFCNRFPNIDLTYEVVDGESVSAGGDDISVQVTLERDLEGRTEVGPVFAPRYPKTKDEGWWLVVGDPKSNQLLAIKRVSLQRKSRVKLDFAAPAEPGNKTYTLYFMCDSYLGCDQEYTFTVDVKEAGAVDD, translated from the exons ATGTCACATTTGGGGGGTGGTGCAGAGGCACATGCACGCTTCAAACAGTATGAGTACAGAGCTAATTCAAGTCTTGTCTTAACTACTGATTCTCGCCCTCGGGATACCCATGAGCCTACTGGTGAGCCAGAGTCCCTTTGGGGCAAAATTGATCCTAAAGGCTTTGGTGATCGTGTTTTCAAGGGCAAACCTGCTGAACTTGAGGAGAAGTTTAAGAAggcaaagaagaagaaggagagagAACCACTTTCATCTGAACCCATTCCCACTAGACAAAGCAAAAGGAGGCGGCTTCAGGAGGAAAGTGTGCTTACAGCCACCGAAGAAGGTGTTTACCAACCAAAAACTAAAGAAACCATGGCTGCATATGAACTAATGCTCAATACTATCCAGCAGCAGCTTGGAGGGCAGCCACTGAATATTGTCAGTGGAGCTGCAGATGAGATTCTAGCTGTTCTAAAAAATGATAACATTAAGAATCCTGAGAAGAAAAAGGAGATAGAGAAGTTACTGAATCCGATCCCAAACAATGTATTTGATGACTTGGTTTCCATTGGCAAGCGCATTACTGATTATCAAGATGGCAGTGATGCATTGGTGTCTGCTGCTGCCAATGGTGATGATGCTCTCGATGACGATGTTGGTGTAGCTGTCGAGTTTGaggagaatgaggaggaggaggaggaaagtGATCTTGATATGGTGCCGGAGGATGAAGAGGAGGATGATGGATTGGAAGAGAATGGTGCTGGTGCTATGCAGATGGGTGGAGgaattgatgatgatgaaatgCTGGAAGCTGATGAGGGTATGtccttgaatgttcaggacattgatgcgTATTGGCTACAAAGAAAGATCTCTCAAGCTTATGAGCAGCAGATTGACCCGCAGCAAAGCCAGAAGGTTGCTGAAGACGTTCTTAAAATCCTTGCCGAGGGTGATGATCGGGAAGTGGAGAACAAGTTGCTGTTGCATCTTGATTACGAAAGATTTAGTCTCGTTAAATATTTATTGCGGAACAGGCTTAAGGTAGTTTGGTGCACTCGCCTAGCAAGAGCTGAGGACCAAgatatgaagaagaaaattgagGAAGAGATGATGGAGTTAGGGCCAGATCATACTGCTATTTTGGACCAGTTGCATGCCACCAGGGCCAGTGCAAAAGAGAGACAGAAGAATTTGGAGAAGAGCATTAGAGAAGAGGCCCGCCGGCTGAAAGATGAGACTAGTGGGGATGGTGATAGGGGACGGAGAATGATTTCTGATAGAGATGTTGAGAGTGGTTGGTTGCAGGGGCAGCGACAATTACTTGACCTTGATAACCTTGCATTTCATCAAGGTGGGCTGTTGATGGCAAACAAGAAGTGTGAGCTTCCATTAGGGTCCTATAGAAATCATAAAAAGGGGTATGAAGAAGTTCATGTTCCAGCTTTGAAGCCAAAACCGTTGGCTGAAGatgaaaaatttgtaaaaatatccTCCATGCCAGAGTGGGCACAACCAGCTTTCAGAGGGATGACCCAGTTGAACAGGGTCCAAAGCAAAGTATATGAGACTGCCCTGTTCACCCCTGAGAATATTTTGTTGTGTGCTCCGACTGGAGCAGGGAAGACAAATGTTGCTATGCTCACTATACTTCAGCAGATTGCATTGAACAGAAATGAGGATGGGTCTTTCAACCATAACAAATACAAGATAGTTTATGTAGCACCAATGAAGGCACTTGTTGCTGAAGTTGTTAACAATTTGAGCAATCGTCTGCAGGAGTATGGTGTCAATGTGAAAGAGCTAAGTGGGGATCAAACATTGACTAGGCAACAAATTGAAGAGACTCAAATTATTGTAACAACACCAGAGAAATGGGATATCATTACCAGAAAGTCAGGCGACCGCACCTACACACAACTTGTAAAGTTGCTTATTATTGATGAAATACATCTCCTACATGACAACAGAGGTCCAGTTCTGGAAAGTATTGTTGCAAGAACAGTGAGGCAAATTGAAACCACGAAAGAGCATATTCGCCTTGTTGGGTTATCAGCTACTCTTCCAAATTATGATGATGTGGCAGTGTTTCTGAGGGTTGATCTGCAGAAGGGACTTTTCCATTTTGATAATAGCTATAGGCCTGTTCCACTGGCTCAACAATATATAGGAGTTACTGTTAAAAAGCCATTGCAAAGATTCCAATTAATGAATGATGTGTGTTATGAGAAGGTAATTGCTGTGGCTGGCAAACATCAGGTTCTTATTTTTGTCCACTCAAGGAAGGAAACAGCTAAAACTGCTCGTGCGATTCGTGATACTGCTCTTGGTAATGATACTCTCGGTAAATTTCTGAAAGAGGACAGTGCAAGTCGCGAAATTCTCCAATCACATACAGAGCTGGTCAAGAGCAATGATCTCAAAGATCTGTTGCCCTATGGTTTTGCAATTCACCATGCGGGGTTGGTCAGGGCTGATCGCCAGATTGTTGAGGAGCTTTTTGCTGATGGACATGTTCAGGTTTTGGTTTCTACAGCAACTCTAGCTTGGGGTGTAAACTTGCCTGCTCATACAGTGATAATTAAAGGCACCCAGATTTACAATCCTGAGAAGGGAGCTTGGACTGAACTCAGTCCCCTAGATGTCATGCAGATGCTTGGCCGTGCTGGAAGGCCTCAATTTGACACCTATGGGGAGGGCATAATTATAACAGGGCACAGCGAACTGCAGTATTATTTGTCTTTAATGAATCAGCAGCTTCCAATTGAGAGCCAATTTATTTCCCAATTGGCTGATCAGTTGAATGCTGAAATTGTCCTTGGTACAGTGCAGAATGCAAAAGAGGCTTGCAAGTGGCTCCTCTACACTTACCTCTGTATTCGCATGGTACGAAATCCCTCTCTTTATGGCTTGGCAGCTGATGCTCTGAAAAATGACATAACATTGGAAGAAAGGCGAGCTGATCTG GTTCATTCAGCAGCTACACTGTTGGACAAAAATAATCTGATCAAGTATGACAGGAAAAGTGGATATTTCCAAGTTACAGACTTGGGTCGCATAGCTAGCTATTATTACATAACTCATGGGACAATATCAACATACAATGAACATTTGAAGCCTACAATGGGTGATATTGAGCTTTGTCGGCTGTTCTCACTTAGTGAGGAATTTAAATATGTTACAGTTAGACAAGATGAGAAGATTGAATTGGCTAAGCTTCTAGAACGTGTTCCCATTCCCGTCAAAGAGAGTATTGAGGAGCCTAGTGCCAAGATTAATGTTTTGCTCCAATCATATATTTCACAACTGAAGCTTGAAGGGTTGTCTTTAACATCAGACATGGTCTTCATAACTCAG AGTGCTGCACGCCTTATGCGAGCGCTTTTTGAGATTGTTCTGAAAAGAGGTTGGGCCCAGCTAGCTGAAAAGGCTTTGAAGTGGTGCAAAATGATTAGCAAGAGGATGTGGAGTGTTCAGACTCCACTTCGCCAGTTCCATGGGATTCCTAATGAAATCTTAATGAAGTTGGAGAAAAAAGATTTGGCTTGGGAGAGGTATTATGATCTTTCCTCCCAAGAGTTGGGAGAGCTCATCCGTTATCCAAAAATGGGACGAACACTTCACAAGTACATTCATCAATTCCCAAAGCTTAACCTTTCTGCACATGTTCAACCGATCACTCGCTCAGTCTTGAGGGTGGAGCTAACAATAACACCAGATTTTATATGGGACGACAAAGTTCATGGATTTGTAGAGCCTTTCTGGGTTATTGTGGAAGACTGTGATGGGGAGTATATCCTTCATCACGAGTACTTTATGCTGAAGAAGCAATACAGTGATGAGGACCACACTTTGAATTTCACAGTCCAAATTTATGAGCCATTGCCTCCTCAGTATTTCATTCAAGTGGTATCTGATAAGTGGTTAGGATCTCAGACTGTTCTGCCAGTTTCCTTCCGGCATCTTATTTTGCCAGAAAAATATCCTCCTCCAACAGAGCTATTAGACTTGCAACCCCTTCCTGTGACTGCTCTGAGAAATCCTGCATATGAAACCCTTTATCAGGAATTTAAACATTTCAACCCAGTCCAAACTCAGGTCTTTACTGTCTTGTACAACTCTGATGACAATGTATTGGTTGCAGCACCAACGGGTAGTGGGAAGACCATATGTGCAGAATTTGCCATTTTGAGGAATCACCAGAAAGGATCTGACAGTGTCATGCGTGCGGTGTATATAGCTCCAATAGAGGCTCTTGCTAAGGAGCGTTATAGTGATTGGAAGAAGAAATTTGGTGAGGGCCTAGGTATGAGAGTTGTTGAACTCACTGGGGAGACAGCTACTGACCTTAAACTTCTTGAGAAGGGACAAGTTGTCATTAGCACACCTGAGAAATGGGATGCTTTATCTCGTCGTTGGAAACAGCGGAAACATGTACAGCAAGTCAGCCTTTTCATCATTGATGAGCTCCACCTGATTGGTGGTCAGGGTGGTCCCGTCTTGGAAGTGATTGTCTCCAGGATGAGATATATTGCAAGTCAGCTAGACAAAAAGATCCGTATTGTAGCTTTATCAACTTCTCTGGCCAATGCCAAGGATTTGGGAGAATGGATTGGGGCTACCTCTCATGGGCTTTTCAACTTCCCCCCGGGTGTCAGGCCTGTGCCCCTTGAAATACACATTCAAGGCGTTGATATTGCCAATTTTGAGGCTAGGATGCAAGCTATGACAAAGCCCACATATACTGCAATTGTCCAGCATGCAAAGAATGGGAAACCTGCTATTGTTTATGTTCCTACAAGAAAGCATGCACGACTTACTGCTGTGGATTTGATGACTTATTCAAGTGTGGACAGTGGAGAGAGACCGATGTTCTTATCACAATCTCCAAATGAGGTGGAGCCTTTTGTTGAAAGCATTAAAGAACCtatgttgaaagaaacattgAAGTATGGGGTAGGTTACTTGCATGAGGGCTTGACTAGCACTGATCAAGATATTGTGAAGACACTGTTTGAAAATGGATGGATCCAAGTATGTGTCATGAGCAGTTCGATGTGTTGGGGAGTACCCCTGTCCGCACACCTGGTGGTGGTTATGGGAACGCAGTACTATGATGGCAGGGAAAATGCTCATACTGATTACCCAGTCACTGATTTGTTGCAGATGATGGGTCATGCCAGTCGACCTCTTTTAGACAACTCAGGAAAGTGTGTCATTCTTTGCCATGCACCACGAAAAGATTACTACAAGAAGTTCTTGTTTGAAGCATTCCCTGTTGAGAGCCATTTGCAACACTATCTCCATGATAATTTGAATGCTGAGGTGGTTTCTGGAGTAATTCAAAACAAGCAGGACGCAGTTGATTACCTGACCTGGACTTTCATGTATAGAAGGCTCACTCAGAACCCAAATTACTACAATCTTCAGGGTGTTAGTCACAGGCACCTGTCTGACCACCTTTCAGAATTGGTGGAGAACACATTAAGTGATCTGGAAGCCAGCAAATGTGTTGCTGTTGATGATGACTTCTTACTTTCACCAAATAATCTTGGGATGATAGCatcatattactatattaattatacaaccATAGAACGATTTAGTTCTTCTTTAACACCCAAAACAAAGCTCAAGGGTTTACTGGAAATTCTGACTTCGGCTTCAGAGTACCAACAGCTTCCAATTCGGCCAGGTGAAGAGGAGTTGATAAGAAGGTTGATTAATCACCAGCGTTTCTCTTTTGAGAATCCAAAGTACTCAGATCCCCATGTCAAGGCTAATGCTCTACTGCAGGCCCACTTTGCTAGGCAGGTGGTAGGTGGAAATCTGGCTTCTGACCAACAAGAGGTGCTTCTTTCTGCTAATAGGCTTCTTCAGGCTCTGGTGGATGTTATTTCTAGTAATGGTTGGCTCAACCTTGCACTCCTTACTATGGAAGTGAGCCAAATGGTGACTCAGGCCATGTGGGAACGTGATTCaatgttgctccaactcccacaTTTCACTAAAGATTTAGCCAAGAAGTGTCAGGAGAACCCCGACAAGTGCATTGAGACAGTTTTCGATTTGCTGGAAATGGAAGATGATGAGAGGCGTGAGCTGTTGCAGATGTCTGACTCTCAGTTGATGGACATTGCTCGCTTTTGTAACCGCTTTCCTAACATAGACTTGACATATGAAGTTGTAGACGGGGAGAGCGTGAGCGCTGGAGGGGACGACATCAGTGTGCAGGTAACACTTGAGCGGGATCTTGAGGGTAGAACAGAGGTTGGACCAGTTTTTGCACCAAGGTATCCCAAGACGAAAGATGAAGGATGGTGGCTCGTGGTTGGTGATCCCAAAAGCAACCAGCTTCTTGCCATCAAGAGGGTGAGTCTCCAAAGGAAGTCGAGGGTCAAACTTGACTTTGCTGCTCCTGCTGAACCTGGGAACAAGACATACACACTTTATTTCATGTGTGATTCTTACCTGGGATGTGACCAGGAGTATACGTTTACCGTTGATGTGAAAGAGGCAGGGGCTGTTGATGATTGA